The Candidatus Omnitrophota bacterium genome contains a region encoding:
- a CDS encoding TolC family protein translates to MTRLKFILTISLSIFLGAASYAHAEEALEWKECVKEARAQHPDLASAAAKIKQNIAAKEVTRGAVMPQITGTASETTSKGAVFGSAGGGSSTIESSTDSNSTTTYDYGATVQQLLFDGFKTSYDLSGAERTIIASRYTYDVTSSNIRLSLRTAYVALLTAQELLKVTEEIEGRRKQAMELVKLRYEGGREHRGSLLTSEADWAQANFEVNQAKRSIYLAERQLTKELGRSKFVSITARGDFVVAEKDRDRPDFEKLCESTPLLRQLVAKKEAAKFGLSSAKAQFFPQIYATGTMNNTNIDAFPDKNEWSFGTSFSLPIFQGNIIAGVPKAKEAWKQAMEDERSGRDGVIYTLSNTWTTLQNTLDQVEVSRKSLEAASERAKISTAEYSIGLLTYDNWIIIENNLVTAKKTLLSTQQAALIAEANWIQAKGGTLDYDAQ, encoded by the coding sequence ATGACACGTTTAAAATTCATCCTCACGATATCGCTATCTATCTTCTTAGGCGCCGCATCTTATGCGCACGCCGAAGAGGCGCTTGAGTGGAAAGAGTGCGTAAAAGAGGCTCGCGCCCAGCATCCCGACCTCGCAAGCGCCGCGGCAAAGATAAAGCAGAATATCGCCGCCAAAGAAGTTACCAGAGGCGCCGTCATGCCGCAGATAACGGGCACGGCGAGCGAGACCACATCGAAGGGCGCGGTATTCGGCAGTGCCGGCGGCGGGTCTTCCACGATCGAATCCTCTACCGACAGCAATTCGACAACTACTTATGATTATGGCGCAACAGTCCAACAGCTTCTCTTCGATGGTTTTAAAACTTCTTACGATCTCTCCGGTGCGGAAAGAACCATAATAGCCTCGAGATATACCTACGATGTTACGTCGTCAAACATACGCCTTAGCCTTAGAACAGCATACGTTGCTCTTCTTACCGCGCAGGAGCTTCTCAAAGTTACCGAAGAAATCGAAGGCCGTCGTAAACAGGCCATGGAACTTGTCAAATTGCGCTATGAGGGCGGCAGAGAGCACAGAGGCTCTCTTCTCACCTCAGAGGCGGATTGGGCACAAGCAAACTTTGAGGTCAACCAGGCAAAAAGAAGCATCTACCTGGCCGAGCGCCAGCTTACAAAAGAATTGGGACGGTCTAAATTTGTGTCCATAACAGCCAGGGGGGATTTTGTAGTCGCGGAAAAAGACCGCGACAGGCCGGACTTTGAAAAATTGTGCGAATCGACCCCCCTCCTGCGTCAGCTCGTCGCTAAAAAAGAGGCGGCCAAATTCGGATTAAGTTCCGCCAAGGCGCAGTTCTTCCCGCAAATTTACGCGACGGGAACGATGAATAACACCAACATTGATGCCTTCCCCGATAAAAACGAATGGTCATTCGGCACCAGCTTCTCTTTACCTATATTTCAGGGGAACATAATCGCTGGTGTGCCAAAAGCTAAAGAGGCGTGGAAGCAGGCCATGGAGGACGAACGCAGTGGGCGCGACGGCGTAATTTACACATTATCGAACACGTGGACAACCCTGCAAAACACCCTGGATCAGGTCGAAGTATCGCGAAAGTCCCTCGAAGCCGCGAGCGAGCGAGCCAAGATATCCACCGCCGAATATTCCATAGGTCTTTTGACATATGACAACTGGATAATAATAGAAAATAACCTCGTTACGGCAAAGAAAACGCTTCTATCCACCCAACAGGCCGCGTTGATAGCGGAAGCAAATTGGATACAGGCAAAAGGAGGAACTCTCGATTATGACGCACAATAG
- the pyrE gene encoding orotate phosphoribosyltransferase, whose translation MTEKDVLGLFHEKNALLTGHFKLSSGLHSQNYLQCALVLQYPDIAEKFSREIAKKFQQSKIDLVVGPALGGVTLAYEVARALKVRGLFTERQEGAMVLRRGFAISAGERVLVVEDVITTGGSTKEVMDLVSKAGGVVIGVASIIDRSSSPVDFGAPFFALAKIDVKTYKESECPLCKNNIPITKPGSRK comes from the coding sequence ATGACGGAAAAAGATGTTTTAGGATTATTCCACGAAAAAAACGCCCTGCTTACCGGGCACTTTAAATTATCAAGCGGCCTGCACAGCCAGAATTATCTGCAATGCGCGCTCGTATTGCAGTATCCGGATATCGCGGAAAAGTTTTCGCGCGAGATTGCGAAAAAATTCCAGCAAAGTAAAATAGATCTTGTTGTGGGGCCTGCGCTCGGCGGGGTAACCCTCGCATACGAGGTCGCCCGCGCCCTCAAAGTGAGAGGGCTGTTCACGGAAAGACAGGAAGGGGCGATGGTGCTCCGCAGGGGGTTTGCGATCTCCGCCGGCGAGCGGGTACTGGTCGTGGAAGATGTCATAACGACGGGCGGTTCGACTAAGGAAGTGATGGATCTGGTTTCTAAAGCAGGCGGCGTAGTCATCGGGGTTGCAAGTATCATCGACAGGAGCTCGTCACCGGTAGATTTCGGCGCGCCGTTTTTTGCGCTGGCCAAGATAGACGTCAAGACCTATAAAGAGAGCGAGTGCCCACTCTGTAAAAACAATATTCCCATAACAAAACCCGGCTCGAGGAAGTAG
- the pyrF gene encoding orotidine-5'-phosphate decarboxylase encodes MEPIKQLIVALDLKTEDAAIEMAEKLKEYVGFFKIGLELFSSCGPRIVERIRETGCDVFLDLKFYDIPTTVAKASVAVTSLKPLMFNVHALGGYEMMRRTAEAVTAEAARLGIAKPNILAVTILTSFDEKALKDIGVEGSPKEAVLRLAHLAKKAGLDGVVAAPTETKAIRQNLGKDFLIVTPGVRPAWAAVDDQKRIMTPKEAVAAGADYIVVGRPVTESADPADAAQEILREMES; translated from the coding sequence ATGGAACCGATCAAACAACTTATAGTAGCTCTGGACCTGAAGACTGAAGACGCCGCCATAGAAATGGCGGAAAAATTGAAGGAATATGTCGGATTTTTTAAGATCGGCCTCGAGCTCTTCTCCTCATGCGGGCCGCGCATAGTCGAGAGGATACGCGAAACCGGTTGTGACGTATTCCTCGACCTGAAATTTTACGACATCCCGACCACCGTCGCGAAAGCGTCCGTAGCGGTAACGAGCCTTAAGCCGTTAATGTTCAATGTGCATGCCCTGGGCGGATATGAAATGATGAGACGTACGGCCGAGGCTGTGACGGCCGAAGCCGCGCGGCTCGGCATAGCGAAACCGAATATCCTGGCAGTTACAATACTTACATCCTTTGACGAGAAGGCATTGAAGGATATAGGTGTTGAGGGCAGTCCCAAGGAAGCGGTTTTACGGCTTGCCCATCTTGCTAAAAAGGCGGGGCTGGACGGAGTGGTGGCGGCACCGACGGAGACAAAAGCCATAAGGCAGAATCTCGGCAAGGATTTTTTGATAGTGACTCCCGGAGTGCGTCCGGCATGGGCCGCCGTAGATGACCAGAAAAGGATAATGACGCCGAAGGAGGCCGTGGCGGCGGGGGCCGATTATATAGTAGTCGGAAGGCCCGTAACCGAATCCGCCGACCCGGCTGACGCGGCGCAGGAGATATTAAGGGAGATGGAGTCATGA
- a CDS encoding ABC transporter permease: MIELKNISKTYHTGTVGVAAVRGVSVKIGHGEFVAIMGPSGSGKSTLLHILGLLDMPDSGQYYLAGSDVANVTDTQSAAIRNHLMGFIFQQFHLLPRVTSLENAELPLIYAGKRHLKERALQKIEAVGLSHRALHRPNELSGGEQQRVAIARSLVNDPPLILADEPTGNLDSKSQNEIIAILEKLNAEGKTIVMVTHEEEVAEHAARIIKMRDGQIVSDELNKTQKTSGIIRTNEEDAGRPDISHILAEKTPNIKRAEISDHLRQAFWSIVSHKLRSALSMLGILIGVAAVIAMLALGTGAQESIKKQLASLGSNLLMIRSGSHQTRGVALGAGAIARFTSQDVEAISKIPNVKNVSASVSSSAQAVYANENCSTQVQGVSVNYAQMRAAVPTTGRFFTEEEVRMRARVAVVGVTVLKQLFPNENPLDAYIKINRINFKIIGILPEKGAAGPNDQDNIIIIPVTTGMYRLLGKQYIDSIDVEVNDIASMDEVEDAIKALLIKRHRLTTLKDREEAFEIRNMADIKQTLEATTNTISMLLGSIAAISLLVGGIGIMNIMLVSVTERTREIGLRKAIGARESDIMMQFLIESVTMTLSGGIIGVLLGSGIAALLAMVVGWTIKVTVFSVVLATTFSVAIGLVFGLWPARQASKLNPIEALRYE; this comes from the coding sequence ATGATCGAGTTAAAAAATATAAGTAAGACATACCATACGGGTACGGTAGGAGTCGCCGCGGTGCGCGGCGTATCCGTCAAAATAGGGCATGGAGAGTTCGTCGCGATAATGGGGCCCTCCGGTTCCGGTAAATCCACACTCCTGCACATCTTAGGCCTTCTCGATATGCCGGACTCCGGGCAATATTACCTCGCGGGCAGTGACGTAGCAAATGTCACCGATACGCAGTCGGCGGCGATAAGAAACCACCTTATGGGATTCATATTCCAGCAGTTCCATCTGCTTCCGAGAGTTACCTCCTTAGAAAATGCCGAGCTTCCTTTAATATACGCCGGCAAGCGCCACTTAAAAGAACGCGCTCTTCAAAAGATCGAGGCGGTGGGCCTTTCGCACAGGGCCCTGCATAGACCTAACGAACTATCCGGCGGCGAACAGCAACGCGTCGCGATAGCCCGTTCATTGGTAAACGATCCGCCGCTTATTCTTGCCGATGAGCCGACAGGAAACCTAGACTCAAAAAGCCAGAACGAGATCATTGCAATATTGGAAAAATTGAACGCCGAAGGCAAGACCATAGTCATGGTCACCCATGAAGAAGAGGTGGCCGAACACGCGGCACGCATTATAAAAATGCGCGACGGGCAAATAGTATCCGACGAACTGAATAAGACACAAAAGACCAGTGGAATTATCCGGACTAACGAAGAGGATGCTGGGCGGCCGGATATAAGCCATATACTGGCTGAAAAAACACCCAATATAAAACGCGCGGAGATAAGCGATCACTTACGACAAGCGTTCTGGTCGATAGTATCACACAAACTGCGCTCAGCGCTTTCGATGCTCGGCATACTCATAGGAGTGGCCGCGGTCATAGCTATGCTTGCTCTGGGCACAGGCGCGCAGGAATCTATCAAAAAACAGTTAGCCTCTCTCGGCTCAAACCTCCTCATGATAAGATCCGGTTCCCATCAGACGCGCGGCGTAGCGCTCGGCGCAGGCGCGATAGCGCGTTTCACATCCCAGGATGTGGAAGCAATATCAAAAATACCCAACGTAAAAAACGTCTCGGCCAGTGTATCCAGTAGCGCCCAGGCGGTATATGCCAATGAGAACTGCAGTACGCAAGTCCAGGGAGTAAGCGTAAATTACGCCCAGATGCGCGCCGCTGTGCCGACGACCGGCAGGTTTTTTACCGAGGAGGAAGTGCGTATGCGCGCGCGCGTAGCGGTGGTCGGCGTAACCGTTCTTAAACAACTTTTCCCTAATGAAAATCCTCTGGATGCCTATATCAAGATAAACCGGATCAATTTCAAAATAATCGGTATCCTGCCGGAAAAAGGCGCGGCCGGGCCTAATGATCAGGATAACATTATTATAATACCGGTAACGACTGGCATGTACCGGCTCCTGGGCAAACAGTACATCGATTCAATAGATGTTGAGGTGAATGACATAGCGTCAATGGACGAAGTAGAGGATGCGATAAAAGCGCTTCTTATAAAACGCCACCGGCTTACGACACTTAAAGACCGGGAAGAAGCGTTCGAGATACGAAATATGGCCGACATCAAACAGACCCTCGAAGCCACGACTAACACCATCTCCATGCTTCTGGGATCGATCGCCGCTATATCGCTTCTCGTTGGCGGGATAGGTATCATGAATATAATGCTCGTTTCTGTAACCGAGCGAACCAGAGAGATAGGTTTAAGAAAAGCTATCGGCGCGCGGGAATCGGATATCATGATGCAATTTTTGATAGAATCGGTAACCATGACTTTGAGCGGCGGGATAATCGGGGTGTTGCTGGGTTCTGGAATAGCCGCGCTCTTAGCTATGGTGGTTGGGTGGACTATAAAGGTGACTGTCTTCTCGGTAGTACTTGCTACTACATTCTCCGTCGCTATAGGACTCGTATTTGGATTATGGCCTGCGCGTCAGGCGTCCAAATTAAACCCCATAGAAGCCTTAAGGTACGAATAA
- a CDS encoding carbon starvation protein A: MHALTLIIVALLVFALAYRFYAKFITAKVLVLNDKNQTPAHTFKDGRDYHPTNKYVLFGHHFAAISGAGPLVGPVLAAQFGYLPGFLWLLIGAVLGGAVHDVVILFASVRTKGLSLTRLARKNVSKTAGLITGIAILFIIITALAGLAIVVVNALSESAWATFTIAMTIPAALCVAFYMYKLRPGKVVEASIIGVVIVVAGVVFGEPIAKTAFGQYFLLSKTALSIILPIYGFIASVLPVWLLLCPRDYLSSYMKIGTIILLAGGICLVDPILKMPAVTSYIHGGGPIIPGKVWPFVCITIACGAISGFHALIASGTTPKMIDKESDIKMIGFGAMLVESIVSILALIAATVLLPGDYFAINVPADVFAKMGLGTTQLAEIERMTGETLSGRAGGAVSLAAGMSVILSSIPGMKGLMGYWYHFAIMFEALFILTTVDTGTRVARYILQELARLVKPRMKFDKTLAGSLLSGAAVSALWGYLVYNGDITTIWPMFGVANQLLATLALAIGTVYILKHSKNWRYGLITFIPAVFMFVTTVTAGIMNITDNYIPKHTFQGNMNAALSVIMIALVIIIFIEAVKKIYSMRRQLFVP; encoded by the coding sequence ATGCACGCATTAACACTCATAATAGTAGCCCTACTCGTATTCGCGCTCGCGTACCGTTTTTACGCGAAGTTCATTACGGCGAAAGTTCTTGTTCTTAACGATAAGAATCAGACCCCGGCCCATACCTTTAAGGACGGACGCGATTATCACCCGACGAATAAATATGTCTTGTTCGGCCACCACTTCGCCGCTATATCCGGCGCGGGGCCTCTGGTTGGTCCTGTACTCGCCGCGCAGTTTGGTTACCTCCCCGGATTCCTGTGGCTTCTTATCGGCGCTGTTCTCGGCGGCGCGGTTCATGACGTGGTCATACTTTTCGCCTCCGTGCGCACCAAAGGGCTTTCTCTTACGCGTCTGGCACGGAAGAATGTCAGTAAAACCGCCGGGCTCATAACCGGAATAGCGATTCTTTTTATAATCATCACTGCCCTGGCGGGGTTGGCCATAGTGGTGGTGAACGCGTTGAGCGAAAGTGCATGGGCCACATTCACCATAGCTATGACGATACCGGCCGCTCTCTGCGTCGCGTTTTACATGTACAAACTGCGCCCCGGTAAGGTAGTAGAAGCGTCGATCATAGGTGTCGTTATCGTGGTCGCGGGTGTCGTATTTGGCGAGCCTATCGCAAAGACGGCGTTTGGCCAATACTTTTTATTATCAAAAACAGCCCTTTCAATAATTTTACCTATATACGGATTTATAGCGTCGGTCCTGCCTGTATGGCTTCTCCTATGCCCGCGTGATTATTTGAGCTCGTACATGAAGATAGGCACCATAATACTACTTGCCGGCGGCATATGTTTAGTCGATCCGATACTAAAAATGCCCGCGGTAACCAGTTATATCCATGGAGGGGGACCGATAATACCAGGGAAGGTCTGGCCCTTCGTGTGCATTACGATCGCATGCGGAGCCATAAGCGGTTTTCATGCGTTAATAGCGTCCGGCACTACGCCCAAGATGATCGACAAGGAATCCGACATAAAGATGATAGGCTTCGGGGCCATGCTTGTAGAGTCGATCGTCTCCATACTGGCGCTCATAGCGGCGACGGTACTATTGCCCGGGGATTATTTTGCCATAAATGTCCCGGCAGATGTATTCGCTAAAATGGGCCTGGGTACAACTCAGCTTGCTGAGATCGAGCGGATGACGGGGGAGACGCTCTCCGGCAGGGCGGGCGGGGCGGTGTCGCTCGCCGCAGGCATGTCGGTGATACTGTCGTCTATCCCCGGCATGAAGGGGCTGATGGGTTATTGGTACCATTTTGCGATCATGTTCGAGGCGCTCTTCATCCTTACTACGGTCGATACAGGCACGCGTGTAGCGCGTTATATACTGCAAGAACTCGCCAGGCTGGTCAAACCAAGGATGAAGTTCGACAAGACGCTTGCCGGCTCACTCTTGAGCGGCGCGGCGGTAAGTGCGCTATGGGGTTATCTCGTCTATAACGGGGATATTACGACCATATGGCCGATGTTTGGCGTGGCGAACCAGCTTTTAGCGACGCTCGCATTGGCGATCGGCACGGTTTATATTTTGAAACATTCCAAGAACTGGAGATATGGACTTATAACGTTTATACCCGCCGTGTTCATGTTCGTTACCACGGTAACGGCCGGTATCATGAACATAACCGATAATTATATTCCCAAGCATACCTTCCAGGGAAATATGAACGCGGCTTTGTCGGTTATAATGATAGCGCTCGTTATCATAATATTTATTGAAGCTGTAAAGAAGATATACAGTATGCGAAGGCAGTTATTCGTACCTTAA
- a CDS encoding efflux RND transporter periplasmic adaptor subunit yields the protein MTHNSKRAIFVSVLILISAAAILMIMPKGKSSKEVVREIFPMVGNIQSVISSTAIVQPQSRLEIKPPINGRINEILVKEGETVKSGQTLAWMSSTERAALLDAARGRGEEAMKYWADVYKATPLISPIDGQVIVSTDKPGQTVTTSDIVVVISDRLIVQAQIDETDIGKVRLGQSVGISLDAYPDIKLNGVVDHIYYESETVNNVNIYQVDIVPETVPAVFRSGMTATVNILESEKNNVLTIPQEVVKHGKDGDYVIIGQAQGKKEERKIELGASDEKNVEVLSGLSENDRILAVSQKFTMPDSSSKTGKNPFMPSMRKGGK from the coding sequence ATGACGCACAATAGCAAAAGAGCGATCTTTGTGAGCGTATTGATTTTGATATCCGCCGCGGCGATCTTGATGATCATGCCTAAGGGGAAATCGTCCAAAGAAGTTGTCCGGGAGATATTTCCTATGGTAGGAAATATACAATCGGTAATAAGCTCCACTGCCATCGTACAGCCGCAGAGTAGATTAGAGATAAAACCGCCGATCAACGGCCGCATAAACGAGATACTGGTTAAAGAGGGCGAGACGGTAAAGTCGGGGCAGACCCTGGCGTGGATGAGCTCGACCGAAAGGGCCGCTCTTCTCGACGCGGCACGCGGACGCGGTGAAGAAGCGATGAAATACTGGGCAGACGTGTACAAAGCCACGCCCCTCATATCGCCCATAGACGGCCAGGTTATAGTCAGCACCGACAAGCCCGGACAAACCGTTACGACCTCCGACATCGTCGTAGTTATCTCGGACAGGCTTATCGTCCAGGCCCAGATTGACGAAACGGATATAGGAAAAGTGCGTCTCGGCCAAAGCGTCGGCATATCGCTCGACGCTTATCCCGATATAAAACTAAACGGCGTGGTCGACCATATATATTATGAATCGGAAACAGTAAATAACGTGAATATCTACCAGGTGGACATAGTTCCTGAAACAGTGCCCGCCGTATTCCGCTCCGGCATGACGGCCACGGTAAATATCCTCGAGAGCGAAAAGAATAACGTCCTTACGATACCGCAGGAAGTCGTCAAACATGGCAAGGATGGTGATTATGTCATCATCGGACAGGCTCAAGGCAAGAAGGAAGAGCGTAAAATAGAGCTTGGAGCTTCTGATGAAAAAAATGTGGAAGTTCTTTCAGGATTATCCGAAAATGATCGCATCCTCGCCGTAAGCCAAAAGTTTACCATGCCGGATTCTTCTTCTAAAACCGGTAAAAATCCGTTTATGCCATCGATGCGAAAAGGCGGTAAATAG